The sequence below is a genomic window from Luteolibacter arcticus.
GAGGCCACGGGGGAGCAAAAGAAGTGGTTCGCTGAGTTCCTTGAGGAAGATCCCTCGCGTCGCGATCTACCGAAAAAGGAGCAGTTCGCCAACTTCCGCCAGTGGCGGGAGGACCGGGGCCTGAATTGGAAAGGTCCGGTAGGCGGTCTCTGAGAAGAGTTCTCCAGAATATCGTGGCCATCGCCGCTGGTGGAACCGCCACGGCCAACAGTTACTCGCTCGCCGTGGCGGCCGACGGCACGGTTTACGGCTGGGGCGATAACGGTAATGGCCAACTCGGCGTCGGCAGCACGACGGACTCGACTCGACCGAAGGCGATCACGAATTTCAAGGTGCTGCCGGGCTATCCCGAAGTGGGGCTCACGTCGACCCTCGACCCGGTGGGAGCTCCGGGAACCGTGCTGCTGACCGCGACGCCGACGGATCCCGATGGCTTAACCGGCGTGTCCGTGAAATTCTACATCAATGGTCAGATGGTCCTTGAGAAGACTTCTGCGCCTTGGACCTATTCCTACACTCCCACCCAGGCCGGCAGCTACCATGCCTTCGCGGTGGTCAAAGATCTCACCTTGCTGGAGGGCCAGTCGCCGCCGGCGAATTTCTCGATCAATACGCCACAGGTTTCCCTCGCAGCGGAAGTTGCTCCGTCGTATGCGCCGGGCACCGTGGTCTTGACTGCCAGTCCCACCGATGCGGATGGAGCCGGGAACCTCGCCTCGGTGAAGTTTTATGTGGACGGAGACCTGGTCGGTGAGCGGACAGCCCCGCCGTGGACCTGCGCCCATTATCCCAACGATGAAGGCACCTACCCGGCGACCGCCGTCGTCAGGGACAGGTTCGGCTTAGAGAGCACCTCGGCTCCGGTGTCTTTTTCCGTGCATGCCCCGTTGATTCCGCTCGCGATCAGCGCGT
It includes:
- a CDS encoding Ig-like domain-containing protein — protein: MAIAAGGTATANSYSLAVAADGTVYGWGDNGNGQLGVGSTTDSTRPKAITNFKVLPGYPEVGLTSTLDPVGAPGTVLLTATPTDPDGLTGVSVKFYINGQMVLEKTSAPWTYSYTPTQAGSYHAFAVVKDLTLLEGQSPPANFSINTPQVSLAAEVAPSYAPGTVVLTASPTDADGAGNLASVKFYVDGDLVGERTAPPWTCAHYPNDEGTYPATAVVRDRFGLESTSAPVSFSVHAPLIPLAISAFVHENPGYVTLTASPTDADGVGNLSQVIFYSNGVPVGSSSMSPCVIEMPSLASGSYTVHAVVFDHFGFTSTSPSLPFTIHASGGAPDDDGDGITNADEIAAGTSPTDTDSDNDGIPDGQDASPLSPDFVSTTVSGLSVWAPLR